The sequence GGGGTGAATCATTTCATCGCCCAAAAAACCGCGTTTGATTTCGCCGAGCGCGCGAATGGTCTTACCCTGGGCCATTTGTTTTTGCTGACTGGGGTAGAAATGAATGAAACGTAGAATCAGGCTGTGGCCCGAGGCATCTTCAATTTGCACCAACAGCTGCTTACGGGGCCGAAACTGAACCTCTTGCGCAATCACCGTGCCTTCAACCATACAGCTTTGGCCAAAAGGCGCATTGGCGATGGGGGTGATGTGGGTTTCGTCCTCGTAACGCAGCGGCAAATGTAAAATCAAATCCCAGGCGTCGTGCAGGTTGAGCTTGGCCAATTTTTTGGCCGCTGCCTCGCTGATGTTTAAAGCCTTTAAGGTGTGCTCATCCATGCTGTTACTGTCAACCTTAGTTGTTAAAACCCGTTTTCTAATAAGATGTGGCCCGGCACACGCACCCGATTCAGGTTAAACCCCTTACCGCTTAAGGCCTTATGGGTATCCATCACCATGTCTGGATTGCCGCAAATCATAAAGCGTGTCGCGTCTTGGGTGAACGGTAGGCCAATGGCTGTACTCAGGGTATCGTCCTTGATTAAATCAGGCAAGCGCGCATTTAAAGCACCCTCGACTTTTTCTCGGGTGACAACGGGCTGGAAGATCAACCGATCAAAATACTCGCCCACCAATGGGTGGTCTTTCAAATCAGCCACCTGTTGATTAAACACTAAGTCATTTTTATGGCTGACCGAATGCACCAACACCAGCCGTTCAAAGCGCGTCCAAATGCTGGGCTGCTTTAAAATCGACA comes from Neisseriaceae bacterium CLB008 and encodes:
- a CDS encoding ferredoxin--NADP reductase: MSAPLETKYTEETVLWIKRHTDKLMSFGITRPESYRFSAGQFSRLGFQQAHGFIWRAYSVVSAEYEDTLEFFAVLIEGGPFSEYFKTLAVGDQILLDKNATGFLLPERFTDGSDLVMLSTGSGIAPFMSILKQPSIWTRFERLVLVHSVSHKNDLVFNQQVADLKDHPLVGEYFDRLIFQPVVTREKVEGALNARLPDLIKDDTLSTAIGLPFTQDATRFMICGNPDMVMDTHKALSGKGFNLNRVRVPGHILLENGF